One Paraburkholderia kururiensis DNA window includes the following coding sequences:
- a CDS encoding histidine phosphatase family protein, which yields MSTQILFIRHGETEWNRIKRIQGHIDIPLAASGEEQARRLAARFSREAADGAKLDAIWSSDLQRARQTAEPTAEALGLSITLSEGLRERSYGAFQGHDSEEIAARFPDEYVQWQTRDPGFVPPDGESQRAFYHRVLHALEPIVAAHPGGRIACVTHGGVLDCIYRFARALPLQAPREWPLLNASVNVVDFEAGAARIISWADVAHLGGQSADDNLKKAP from the coding sequence ATGTCCACTCAGATTCTCTTCATCCGCCACGGCGAAACCGAATGGAACCGCATCAAGCGGATTCAGGGGCACATCGACATTCCGCTCGCGGCAAGCGGCGAAGAACAGGCGCGGCGGCTCGCGGCGCGTTTTTCGCGTGAGGCGGCGGACGGCGCGAAGCTGGACGCCATCTGGTCGAGCGACCTGCAACGCGCGCGGCAGACGGCCGAGCCCACCGCCGAAGCGCTGGGTCTCTCGATCACGCTTTCCGAAGGGCTGCGCGAACGTTCTTACGGCGCGTTCCAGGGGCACGACAGCGAAGAGATCGCCGCTCGCTTTCCCGACGAATACGTGCAGTGGCAGACGCGCGATCCCGGCTTCGTCCCACCCGACGGCGAGTCGCAGCGCGCGTTCTATCACCGCGTGTTGCATGCGCTCGAACCCATCGTGGCGGCGCATCCCGGCGGGCGCATTGCGTGCGTGACGCATGGCGGCGTGCTGGACTGCATCTATCGCTTCGCACGAGCGTTGCCGCTGCAAGCGCCGCGCGAATGGCCGCTGCTCAACGCGAGCGTCAACGTGGTGGATTTCGAGGCAGGGGCGGCGCGCATCATCTCCTGGGCCGATGTCGCTCATCTTGGCGGACAGAGCGCCGACGATAATTTGAAGAAGGCACCCTGA
- the ruvC gene encoding crossover junction endodeoxyribonuclease RuvC, which produces MRILGIDPGLRVTGFGVIDQTGHQLTYVASGVIRTADADLPTRLGTIFDGISTLIRQHAPDQAAIEKVFVNVNPQSTLLLGQARGAAICGLVAGGVPVAEYTALQLKQAVVGYGRATKEQMQQMVVRLLSLAGVPGTDAADALGMAICHAHGGDTLATLGGIAPSLAKKGLRVRRGRLVG; this is translated from the coding sequence ATGAGAATTCTCGGCATCGACCCCGGCTTGCGTGTAACCGGTTTCGGCGTAATCGACCAGACCGGCCACCAGCTCACCTACGTCGCGAGCGGCGTGATCCGCACCGCCGATGCCGACTTGCCGACCCGGCTCGGCACCATCTTCGACGGTATCTCCACCCTCATTCGCCAGCACGCGCCGGATCAGGCGGCTATCGAGAAAGTCTTCGTCAACGTCAACCCGCAATCCACGCTGTTGCTCGGTCAGGCGCGCGGCGCCGCGATTTGCGGACTCGTGGCAGGCGGCGTGCCGGTTGCCGAGTACACCGCGCTGCAGCTCAAGCAGGCGGTGGTGGGCTACGGCCGCGCGACCAAAGAACAGATGCAGCAGATGGTGGTGCGCCTGCTGAGTCTCGCCGGCGTGCCGGGCACTGACGCCGCCGACGCGCTCGGCATGGCCATCTGCCACGCGCACGGCGGCGACACGCTTGCGACCCTGGGCGGCATTGCACCATCCCTCGCGAAAAAGGGCCTGCGCGTGCGGCGCGGACGACTGGTGGGCTGA
- the dtd gene encoding D-aminoacyl-tRNA deacylase — protein sequence MIALIQRVRRADVRVASPDGGERVTGAIGAGLLALVCAERGDTEAMADRLLAKVLGYRVFSDAAGKMNLSVQNIDGAGQAGGLLLVSQFTLAADTNSGLRPSFTPAAPPEEGRRLFDYFVAAARSKHPIVETGEFGAEMQVSLVNDGPVTFWLQVRN from the coding sequence ATGATTGCGCTGATCCAGCGTGTGCGGCGCGCCGATGTGCGCGTCGCTTCACCCGACGGCGGCGAGCGCGTCACCGGCGCCATTGGCGCCGGGCTGCTCGCGCTCGTGTGCGCCGAACGCGGTGACACGGAGGCAATGGCCGACCGGCTGCTCGCCAAGGTGCTCGGCTATCGCGTCTTCAGCGACGCGGCGGGCAAGATGAATCTCTCCGTGCAGAACATCGACGGCGCAGGGCAGGCGGGTGGTCTGCTGCTTGTCTCGCAATTCACGCTTGCCGCCGATACCAACAGTGGCCTGCGTCCCAGCTTCACGCCGGCTGCCCCGCCCGAAGAAGGGCGTCGGCTGTTCGACTACTTCGTTGCGGCGGCGCGCTCCAAGCATCCCATCGTGGAGACCGGCGAGTTCGGCGCCGAGATGCAGGTCTCGCTCGTCAACGACGGCCCCGTCACGTTCTGGCTGCAAGTGCGCAACTGA
- a CDS encoding Fis family transcriptional regulator, with amino-acid sequence MSKHNIEHCVRESLGMYFQDLDGANPHDVYDMVISCVEKPMLEVVLEQAGGNQSLAAEYLGINRNTLRKKLQQHGLL; translated from the coding sequence ATGAGCAAGCACAACATAGAACATTGCGTTCGCGAGAGCCTGGGGATGTACTTCCAGGACCTCGACGGCGCCAACCCGCACGACGTCTACGACATGGTCATTTCGTGCGTCGAAAAACCCATGCTCGAGGTGGTGCTCGAGCAGGCCGGCGGCAATCAGTCGCTGGCCGCCGAGTATCTCGGCATCAACCGCAACACGCTGCGCAAGAAGCTTCAGCAGCACGGCCTGCTGTAG
- the dusB gene encoding tRNA dihydrouridine synthase DusB: MLTLGRHTLRNNLFVAPMAGVTDRPFRQLCKHLGAGYAVSEMVASNAQLWKSEKTMRRANHAGEVEPIAVQIAGADPDMMAEAARYNVANGAQIIDINMGCPAKKVCNVAAGSALLQNEALVARIVSAVVNAVGVGADAVPVTLKIRTGWNRENRNALAIARIAEEAGISMLTVHGRTRADLYHGEAEYETIAAVKAAARIPVVANGDITSPRKAREVLAATGADAIMIGRAAQGRPWLFREIAHFLATGELLPPPRVAEIQRIMNGHLEDHYAFYGEFTGVRTARKHIGWYTRGLRGAQAFRHRMNTLDTTREQLAAVNEFFDAQKAFSERLEYVDEEGAGDEPETNDRLAA, translated from the coding sequence ATGCTCACGCTTGGCCGCCACACGCTGCGCAACAACCTGTTCGTCGCCCCGATGGCGGGCGTCACGGACCGGCCGTTCCGCCAGCTGTGCAAGCACCTCGGCGCGGGTTACGCGGTCTCGGAAATGGTGGCCTCGAACGCCCAGTTGTGGAAAAGCGAGAAGACCATGCGGCGCGCCAACCACGCGGGCGAGGTCGAGCCGATCGCGGTGCAGATAGCGGGCGCCGACCCCGACATGATGGCCGAGGCCGCGCGCTACAACGTGGCCAACGGCGCGCAGATCATCGACATCAACATGGGCTGCCCGGCCAAGAAGGTCTGCAACGTCGCGGCCGGTTCTGCGCTGTTGCAAAACGAGGCGCTCGTCGCGCGCATCGTGTCGGCCGTAGTGAATGCCGTGGGCGTAGGGGCGGATGCCGTGCCCGTCACGCTCAAGATCCGCACCGGCTGGAACCGCGAGAACCGCAACGCGCTCGCCATTGCGCGCATCGCCGAAGAGGCCGGCATTTCGATGCTCACGGTGCACGGCCGCACGCGCGCCGATCTCTATCACGGCGAGGCCGAATACGAGACCATCGCCGCAGTGAAGGCGGCCGCGCGCATTCCCGTGGTGGCGAACGGCGACATCACTTCGCCGCGCAAGGCACGCGAGGTGCTGGCCGCCACCGGCGCGGACGCCATCATGATCGGACGCGCCGCACAGGGCCGCCCGTGGCTCTTTCGCGAGATCGCCCATTTCCTCGCAACCGGCGAGTTGCTGCCGCCGCCGCGCGTCGCGGAGATCCAGCGCATCATGAACGGCCATCTCGAAGACCACTACGCGTTCTACGGCGAATTCACCGGCGTTCGTACTGCGCGCAAGCACATCGGCTGGTACACTCGCGGCCTTCGTGGCGCCCAGGCGTTCCGGCACCGCATGAACACGCTGGACACCACGCGCGAGCAGCTCGCCGCCGTCAACGAATTCTTCGACGCGCAGAAGGCGTTTTCCGAGCGCCTCGAATACGTGGACGAAGAAGGCGCCGGCGATGAGCCCGAAACAAACGATCGACTGGCAGCATGA
- the purH gene encoding bifunctional phosphoribosylaminoimidazolecarboxamide formyltransferase/IMP cyclohydrolase, translating into MIKQALISVSDKSGIVDFAKSLSDLGVKILSTGGTAKLLADAGLPVTEVADYTGFPEMLDGRVKTLHPKVHGGILARRDLPEHMAALDKHDIPTIDLLVVNLYPFVQTVAKEECTLEEAIENIDIGGPTMLRSAAKNHRDVTVVVDPSDYATVLDEMRANGNTVSYKTNFRLATKVFAHTAQYDGAITNYLTSLTDSLSHTSRNTYPATLNLAFDKVQDLRYGENPHQSAAFYRDLAVPEGALANYRQLQGKELSYNNIADSDAAWECVKTFDAPACVIIKHANPCGVAVGANPHEAYAKAFQTDPTSAFGGIIAFNREVDEAAAQAVAKQFVEVLIAPAFSAAARQVFEAKQNVRLLEIPLGTGFNAFDLKRVGGGLLVQSLDSKNVQPRELRVVTKRHPTPKEMDDLLFAWRVAKFVKSNAIVFCANGMTLGVGAGQMSRVDSARIASIKAQNAGLTLGGSAVASDAFFPFRDGLDVVVAAGATCVIQPGGSVRDDEVIAAADEHNIAMVLTGVRHFRH; encoded by the coding sequence ATGATCAAGCAAGCGCTCATCTCCGTTTCCGACAAGTCAGGCATCGTCGACTTCGCCAAGTCGCTGTCGGACCTCGGCGTCAAGATCCTGTCGACCGGCGGCACCGCGAAACTGCTCGCGGACGCTGGCCTTCCCGTTACCGAAGTGGCCGACTACACGGGCTTTCCGGAAATGCTCGACGGGCGCGTGAAGACGCTGCACCCGAAGGTGCACGGCGGCATCCTCGCGCGCCGCGATCTGCCGGAGCACATGGCGGCGCTGGACAAGCACGACATTCCGACCATCGACCTGCTCGTCGTGAACCTGTACCCGTTCGTGCAGACGGTGGCGAAGGAAGAGTGCACGCTGGAAGAAGCCATCGAGAACATCGACATCGGCGGCCCCACCATGCTGCGCTCGGCGGCGAAGAACCATCGCGACGTGACGGTGGTGGTCGATCCGTCCGACTACGCAACGGTGCTCGACGAAATGCGCGCGAACGGCAACACCGTGAGCTACAAGACGAACTTCCGCCTCGCAACGAAAGTGTTCGCGCACACGGCCCAATACGACGGCGCGATCACGAACTATCTGACGAGCCTCACCGATTCGCTTTCGCATACGTCGCGCAACACGTATCCGGCCACGCTGAACCTCGCGTTCGACAAGGTGCAGGACCTGCGCTACGGCGAAAACCCGCATCAGAGCGCCGCGTTCTATCGTGACCTCGCAGTGCCCGAAGGCGCGCTTGCGAACTATCGCCAGTTGCAGGGCAAGGAACTGTCGTACAACAACATCGCAGACTCGGACGCCGCCTGGGAATGCGTGAAGACCTTCGACGCGCCGGCCTGCGTCATCATCAAGCACGCCAACCCGTGCGGCGTCGCGGTGGGCGCCAACCCGCACGAAGCGTATGCGAAGGCGTTTCAGACCGATCCGACCTCGGCGTTCGGCGGCATCATCGCGTTCAACCGCGAAGTGGACGAGGCCGCCGCCCAGGCCGTGGCGAAGCAGTTCGTCGAAGTGCTGATCGCGCCGGCCTTCAGCGCCGCCGCGCGGCAAGTGTTCGAGGCGAAGCAGAACGTACGTTTGCTCGAGATTCCGCTCGGCACGGGTTTCAACGCGTTCGACCTGAAGCGTGTGGGCGGCGGTCTGCTCGTGCAATCGCTCGACTCGAAGAACGTGCAGCCGCGCGAACTGCGCGTGGTGACGAAGCGCCACCCCACGCCGAAGGAAATGGACGACCTGCTCTTCGCATGGCGCGTGGCGAAGTTCGTGAAGTCGAACGCGATTGTCTTCTGCGCGAACGGCATGACGCTCGGCGTCGGTGCGGGCCAGATGAGCCGCGTGGACTCGGCGCGCATCGCGAGCATCAAGGCGCAGAACGCGGGCCTCACCTTGGGTGGCTCCGCAGTGGCATCGGACGCGTTCTTCCCGTTCCGCGACGGCCTCGACGTGGTGGTGGCGGCGGGCGCGACCTGCGTGATTCAGCCCGGTGGCTCGGTGCGTGACGACGAGGTGATCGCCGCCGCTGACGAGCACAACATCGCGATGGTGCTGACCGGCGTGCGCCACTTCCGGCACTGA
- a CDS encoding UbiH/UbiF/VisC/COQ6 family ubiquinone biosynthesis hydroxylase, translating into MATSSTGPTHITAATPFDFDVTIVGAGPVGLALAGWLARRSATRELKIALIDAREPEDSATDPRAIAVSEGSRMLLEPLAWPADATAIHRIHVSQRGHFGRTLIDRTEHDLPALGYVVRYGSIVQALAACVRDTPVHWLRSTSALPPVQEYDGVTLPIENAHGARNVRTRILVNAEGGLYQPRESGETASLVTSAKSTRDYGQTAIVGTVTVSAPRPHVAWERFTNQGPIALLPMGGARGADYALVWCCSPDEARRRGALSDEAFLAELEVAFGSRLGHFTHIAGRAAFPLGLSAVDALVKGRVAAVGNAAQTLHPVAGQGLNLGLRDAHALSDALSQHGATPLALASFGQRRALDRRLTISATDTLARLFTFDLPALGTLRGLALTALEFVPPVKTALARQMMFGQRR; encoded by the coding sequence ATGGCAACTTCATCGACAGGGCCGACGCACATCACCGCAGCCACGCCGTTCGATTTCGACGTGACCATCGTAGGCGCGGGCCCGGTTGGCCTTGCGCTCGCGGGCTGGCTCGCGCGGCGCAGCGCCACGCGCGAACTCAAGATCGCGCTGATCGACGCGCGCGAACCCGAAGACTCGGCCACCGACCCGCGCGCCATCGCCGTATCGGAAGGCAGCCGCATGCTGCTTGAACCGCTCGCCTGGCCGGCGGACGCCACGGCCATCCATCGCATTCACGTCTCGCAGCGCGGACACTTCGGCCGCACGCTGATCGACCGGACCGAGCACGATCTGCCGGCTCTCGGCTACGTGGTGCGGTATGGGTCCATCGTGCAGGCGCTGGCCGCGTGCGTGCGCGACACGCCGGTGCACTGGCTGCGCTCCACGTCCGCGCTGCCGCCCGTGCAGGAATACGACGGCGTCACGCTGCCCATCGAAAACGCGCATGGCGCACGCAACGTGCGCACGCGCATTCTCGTGAACGCGGAAGGTGGGCTCTACCAGCCGCGAGAGTCGGGCGAAACCGCCAGCCTCGTGACGAGCGCGAAGAGCACGCGCGACTACGGACAGACGGCGATCGTCGGCACAGTCACTGTCTCGGCGCCGCGGCCACATGTTGCGTGGGAGCGGTTCACGAACCAGGGGCCGATCGCCTTGCTGCCGATGGGCGGCGCGCGCGGTGCCGACTACGCGCTCGTCTGGTGCTGCTCGCCCGACGAAGCGCGGCGCCGCGGCGCGCTTTCCGACGAAGCGTTCCTCGCCGAACTCGAAGTCGCGTTCGGCAGCCGCCTTGGACACTTCACGCACATCGCGGGACGCGCGGCCTTCCCGCTCGGACTTTCGGCAGTGGATGCGCTCGTGAAGGGACGCGTGGCGGCCGTCGGCAATGCGGCCCAGACGCTGCACCCTGTGGCGGGTCAAGGGCTCAATCTGGGTCTGCGCGACGCGCATGCGCTTTCGGATGCGTTGTCGCAGCATGGCGCCACGCCGCTCGCACTGGCCTCGTTCGGCCAGCGGCGCGCGCTCGACCGACGCCTGACCATCAGCGCCACCGACACGCTCGCGCGGCTCTTCACGTTCGACCTGCCGGCGCTCGGCACGCTGCGCGGCCTCGCGTTGACCGCGCTCGAGTTCGTCCCGCCCGTGAAGACCGCGCTCGCAAGGCAGATGATGTTCGGCCAGCGCCGCTAG
- the ruvA gene encoding Holliday junction branch migration protein RuvA, giving the protein MIGRIAGVLLEKNPPHLLVDCNGVGYEVDVPMSTFYNLPSTGEKVALLTHMVVREDAHLLYGFGTAQERATFRELLKITGIGARMALAVLSGMSVQELSQAVTLQDAARLTRVPGIGKKTAERLLLELKGKLGADLGAAAATVSASDHASDILNALLALGYSEKEALAAIKNVPAGTGVSEGIKLALKALSKA; this is encoded by the coding sequence ATGATCGGTCGCATCGCCGGTGTCCTGCTGGAAAAAAATCCGCCTCATCTGCTCGTCGACTGCAACGGCGTTGGCTACGAAGTCGACGTGCCGATGAGCACGTTCTACAACCTGCCTTCCACCGGCGAGAAGGTGGCGCTGCTCACGCACATGGTGGTGCGCGAGGATGCCCACCTGCTGTATGGCTTCGGTACGGCCCAGGAGCGCGCGACCTTCCGCGAACTGCTCAAGATCACGGGCATTGGCGCACGCATGGCGCTTGCCGTGCTCTCGGGCATGAGCGTGCAGGAGCTCTCCCAGGCCGTCACGCTGCAGGACGCGGCGCGCCTCACGCGGGTGCCCGGCATCGGCAAGAAGACGGCCGAACGGCTGCTGCTCGAACTGAAGGGCAAGCTGGGCGCCGACCTGGGCGCGGCAGCAGCAACGGTGTCCGCATCGGATCACGCGTCTGACATCCTGAATGCATTGCTCGCATTGGGTTACTCCGAAAAAGAAGCGCTGGCGGCGATCAAGAACGTGCCGGCCGGCACCGGGGTTTCCGAGGGCATCAAGCTCGCGCTGAAGGCGCTTTCCAAGGCGTAA
- the ruvB gene encoding Holliday junction branch migration DNA helicase RuvB, with translation MIETDKLAAERIIAATPVSPNEEAFERALRPRQLEEYVGQEKVRGQLEIFIEAAKRRSEPLDHVLLFGPPGLGKTTLAHIIAREMGVNLRQTSGPVLERAGDLAALLTNLEANDVLFIDEIHRLSPVVEEILYPALEDYQIDIMIGEGPAARSVKLDLQPFTLVGATTRAGMLTNPLRDRFGIVARLEFYNAEELSRIVRRSASLLGAQIHPDGALEIARRSRGTPRIANRLLRRVRDFAEVKADGNITAKVADAALAMLDVDPVGFDLMDRKLLEAILHKFDGGPVGVDNLAAAIGEERDTIEDVLEPYLIQQGYLQRTPRGRVATLLTYRHFGLSAPEASNPVRGLWDSDAP, from the coding sequence ATGATCGAAACCGACAAACTCGCCGCCGAACGCATCATCGCGGCCACGCCCGTCTCTCCGAACGAGGAAGCGTTCGAGCGCGCGCTGCGTCCGCGCCAGCTCGAGGAGTACGTCGGCCAGGAAAAGGTGCGCGGCCAGCTGGAAATCTTCATCGAGGCAGCGAAGCGCCGCTCGGAGCCGCTCGACCACGTCTTGCTGTTCGGACCGCCGGGCCTCGGCAAGACCACGCTCGCGCACATCATCGCGCGTGAAATGGGCGTCAATCTGCGGCAGACCTCGGGGCCGGTGCTGGAGCGCGCCGGCGACCTCGCGGCGCTGCTCACCAACCTCGAAGCCAACGACGTGCTGTTCATCGACGAAATTCACCGGCTCTCGCCGGTCGTCGAGGAAATCCTGTATCCGGCGCTCGAGGACTACCAGATCGACATCATGATCGGCGAAGGGCCGGCCGCGCGCAGCGTGAAGCTCGACCTGCAACCGTTCACGCTCGTGGGCGCCACTACGCGGGCCGGCATGCTCACCAACCCGCTGCGCGATCGATTCGGTATCGTGGCGCGGCTGGAGTTCTACAACGCGGAAGAGTTGTCGCGCATCGTGCGGCGCTCGGCTTCGCTGCTCGGCGCGCAGATCCATCCGGATGGCGCGCTCGAAATCGCGAGGCGCTCGCGCGGCACACCCCGTATCGCGAACCGGCTGCTGCGCCGCGTGCGCGACTTCGCCGAAGTGAAGGCAGACGGCAACATCACGGCCAAGGTCGCGGATGCGGCGCTGGCCATGCTGGACGTCGACCCCGTCGGCTTCGACCTGATGGACCGCAAGCTGCTCGAAGCCATCCTGCACAAGTTCGACGGCGGCCCGGTAGGCGTCGACAATCTCGCGGCAGCCATCGGCGAAGAGCGCGACACGATCGAAGACGTGCTGGAGCCCTACCTGATCCAACAGGGTTATCTGCAGCGCACGCCGCGTGGACGGGTCGCAACGCTCCTCACCTATCGGCATTTCGGGCTCTCCGCTCCAGAGGCGTCGAACCCCGTGCGCGGCCTTTGGGACAGCGACGCGCCCTGA
- the tyrS gene encoding tyrosine--tRNA ligase: MSTESPSQAAPAFPITDEVRHALAVAKRGADELLIEEEFVQKLAKSAATGTPLRIKLGLDPTAPDIHIGHTVVLNKMRQLQDLGHTVIFLIGDFTSLIGDPSGRNATRPPLTREQIESNAKTYFDQAALVLDREKTEIRFNSEWCMPLGADGMIKLASRYTVARMLEREDFTKRFQGGVPISIHEFLYPLMQGYDSVALNADLELGGTDQKFNLLVGRELQKQYGQDQQCILTMPLLEGLDGVDKMSKSKNNYVGISEKPNDMFGKLMSISDTLMWRYFELLSFRPMDEIARFRREAEEGRNPRDFKVMLAQEIVARFHSQGDAERALEDFNHRAKGGVPDDIPAVTLPGAPLAVGQLLKQAGLVPSTSEALRNIEQGGVKIDGATVSDKGLKVEAGEYVVQVGKRRFARVTLTA; encoded by the coding sequence ATGAGCACCGAGTCCCCGTCCCAAGCCGCCCCCGCCTTTCCGATCACCGACGAAGTGCGTCACGCGCTCGCCGTCGCCAAACGCGGCGCCGATGAACTGCTGATCGAAGAAGAGTTCGTGCAGAAGCTCGCGAAGAGCGCCGCCACGGGCACGCCGCTGCGTATCAAGCTGGGCCTCGACCCGACCGCACCGGACATCCATATCGGCCACACGGTGGTGCTGAACAAGATGCGCCAGTTGCAGGACCTGGGGCACACCGTGATCTTCCTGATCGGCGACTTCACGTCGCTGATCGGCGATCCTTCGGGGCGCAACGCGACGCGGCCGCCCCTCACGCGCGAGCAGATCGAGTCGAATGCGAAGACTTATTTCGATCAGGCGGCGCTCGTGCTCGATCGCGAAAAGACCGAAATCCGCTTCAACAGCGAGTGGTGCATGCCGCTCGGCGCGGACGGCATGATCAAGCTCGCGTCGCGCTACACGGTGGCGCGCATGCTGGAGCGCGAAGACTTCACGAAGCGTTTCCAGGGCGGCGTACCCATTTCGATCCACGAATTTCTGTACCCGCTCATGCAGGGTTACGACTCGGTGGCACTCAACGCCGACCTGGAACTGGGCGGCACGGATCAGAAGTTCAACCTGCTGGTGGGCCGCGAGTTGCAGAAGCAGTACGGCCAGGACCAGCAGTGCATCCTGACGATGCCGCTGCTCGAAGGTCTGGACGGCGTCGACAAGATGTCGAAGTCGAAGAACAACTACGTGGGCATCAGCGAAAAGCCGAACGACATGTTCGGCAAGCTCATGAGCATCTCCGACACGCTGATGTGGCGCTACTTCGAGCTGCTTTCGTTCCGCCCTATGGACGAGATCGCGCGTTTCCGTCGCGAGGCGGAAGAGGGCCGCAATCCGCGCGACTTCAAGGTGATGCTGGCCCAGGAAATCGTGGCGCGCTTTCATTCGCAGGGCGATGCCGAGCGGGCGCTCGAAGACTTCAATCACCGCGCGAAGGGCGGCGTGCCGGACGACATTCCCGCCGTGACGCTGCCGGGCGCACCGCTCGCCGTTGGCCAGTTGCTCAAGCAGGCGGGCCTCGTCCCGTCGACCAGCGAAGCGCTGCGCAATATCGAGCAGGGAGGCGTGAAGATCGACGGCGCCACGGTTTCGGACAAGGGGCTGAAGGTGGAAGCGGGCGAGTACGTCGTGCAGGTGGGCAAGCGCCGCTTCGCGCGCGTGACGCTCACAGCATGA
- a CDS encoding oxygenase MpaB family protein codes for MSDDASHRSSTPGTRQSGGFAAQLSQRVRSKLADAVTHLTSGGGPKLDYSSPPGDPGLFGPDAVCWKVHADFTSMMAGGISALMLQTLHPLALAGVWDHSAFRTDILGRLRRTATFIAGTTYGSRRDALALIERVKQIHLGVTGTAPDGRPYRANDPTLLTWVHVAEVSSFLAAHLRYVNPGLPIAAQDQYFAETARIAGMLGATDVPRSRAAVDAWLLAMQPELEVSDRTREVVRILMHALPPSPAMRPAGLLMLNAGVDLLPDWAQRMLGFDTFSGMRRMMVRPGMRAVAPVMRWALTNGVSKRARRRVAAGTHHDD; via the coding sequence ATGTCCGACGACGCCAGCCACCGCAGCAGCACGCCCGGCACGAGGCAAAGCGGCGGGTTCGCCGCGCAGCTCTCACAACGCGTGCGTTCGAAGCTCGCCGACGCAGTGACGCATCTCACAAGCGGCGGCGGACCCAAGCTGGACTACTCGTCTCCACCAGGCGACCCCGGACTGTTCGGACCCGATGCGGTGTGCTGGAAAGTCCATGCCGACTTCACGTCGATGATGGCTGGCGGCATCAGCGCCTTGATGCTGCAGACGCTGCATCCGCTCGCGCTCGCGGGAGTCTGGGACCACTCGGCGTTTCGCACCGACATTCTCGGCCGCCTGCGGCGTACGGCAACGTTCATCGCGGGCACCACCTACGGCAGCCGGCGCGATGCCCTCGCACTGATCGAACGCGTGAAGCAGATCCATCTGGGCGTGACGGGTACGGCGCCGGACGGGCGTCCGTACCGCGCGAACGACCCCACGTTGCTGACGTGGGTCCACGTCGCCGAAGTGTCGAGTTTTCTGGCGGCCCATCTGCGCTACGTGAATCCCGGCCTGCCCATCGCCGCTCAGGATCAGTACTTCGCGGAAACCGCCCGCATTGCCGGAATGCTGGGGGCAACGGACGTCCCACGTTCGCGAGCAGCCGTCGACGCCTGGCTGCTCGCAATGCAACCGGAACTCGAAGTCAGCGACCGCACACGCGAAGTCGTGCGCATTCTCATGCATGCGCTACCGCCCAGTCCCGCCATGCGGCCCGCCGGGCTACTCATGCTCAACGCGGGCGTAGACCTGCTGCCCGACTGGGCTCAACGGATGCTCGGCTTCGATACGTTTTCAGGCATGCGGCGGATGATGGTGCGGCCCGGCATGCGCGCAGTCGCGCCGGTGATGCGATGGGCGCTGACGAACGGCGTGTCGAAGCGCGCACGTCGGCGGGTCGCCGCAGGTACGCATCACGACGATTGA